From Streptomyces qinzhouensis, one genomic window encodes:
- a CDS encoding acyl-CoA dehydrogenase family protein codes for MPLDHRLTPEHEELRRTVEEFAHEVIAPKIGDLYERHEFPYEIVREMGRMGLFGLPFPEEYGGMGGDYLALGIVLEELARVDSSVAITLEAAVSLGAMPVYRFGTEEQRREWLPRLCSGELLGAFGLTEPEGGSDAGGTRTTAVRDGDEWVINGSKCFITNAGTDITGLVTVTAVTGRGTDGRPEISAVIVPSGTPGFTVAPAYSKVGWNASDTRELSFDGVRVPLANLLGEEGRGYAQFLRILDEGRIAISALATGLAQGCVDESVKYAGERHAFGRPIGANQSIQFKLADMETRAHMARVGWRDAASRLVAGEPFKKEAAIAKLYSSTIAVDNARDATQIHGGYGFMNEYPVARMWRDSKILEIGEGTSEVQRMLIARELGL; via the coding sequence ATGCCGCTGGACCACCGGCTCACGCCCGAGCACGAGGAACTCCGCCGCACGGTGGAGGAGTTCGCCCATGAGGTGATCGCTCCGAAGATCGGCGATTTGTACGAGCGCCATGAGTTCCCGTACGAGATCGTCCGCGAGATGGGCCGGATGGGACTGTTCGGGCTGCCGTTTCCCGAGGAGTACGGCGGTATGGGCGGCGACTACCTCGCCCTCGGTATCGTCCTGGAGGAGCTGGCCCGGGTCGACTCCTCGGTCGCGATCACCCTGGAGGCGGCGGTCTCCCTCGGCGCCATGCCCGTCTACCGCTTCGGCACCGAGGAGCAGCGCCGTGAGTGGCTGCCGCGGCTCTGCTCCGGGGAGCTGCTGGGGGCCTTCGGGCTCACCGAACCCGAAGGCGGCTCCGACGCGGGCGGCACCCGCACGACGGCCGTCCGCGACGGCGACGAGTGGGTGATCAACGGCTCCAAATGCTTCATCACCAACGCGGGCACCGATATCACCGGTCTGGTCACGGTCACCGCGGTCACCGGGCGCGGGACGGACGGCAGGCCGGAGATCTCCGCCGTCATCGTCCCCTCCGGCACCCCCGGTTTCACCGTCGCCCCCGCCTACTCCAAGGTCGGCTGGAACGCCTCCGACACCCGCGAACTCTCCTTCGACGGTGTCCGGGTGCCGCTGGCCAATCTGCTGGGCGAGGAGGGCCGCGGGTACGCCCAGTTCCTCCGCATCCTCGACGAGGGCCGCATCGCCATCTCGGCCCTCGCCACCGGGCTGGCCCAGGGCTGTGTCGACGAGTCCGTGAAGTACGCCGGGGAACGGCACGCCTTCGGCCGCCCCATCGGCGCCAACCAGTCGATCCAGTTCAAGCTCGCGGACATGGAGACGCGGGCGCATATGGCCCGCGTGGGCTGGCGCGACGCGGCGTCCCGGCTGGTGGCGGGCGAGCCTTTCAAGAAGGAGGCGGCGATCGCGAAGCTGTACTCGTCGACGATCGCGGTCGACAACGCCCGCGACGCCACCCAGATCCACGGCGGCTACGGCTTTATGAACGAGTACCCGGTGGCCCGCATGTGGCGCGACTCCAAGATCCTGGAAATCGGCGAGGGCACGAGCGAGGTCCAACGCATGCTGATCGCCCGCGAACTGGGCCTGTGA
- a CDS encoding siderophore-interacting protein translates to MVPFRFFDLRVARTRGLTPSLIRVTFQGFPDDDALDAFDSGGRDQSLSLFLPHPHQDAPVVPVDAGDGSAIFAAWRALPESTRAVMRSYTVREQRRTETGGREFDIDFAVHEDGGPACRWAQTAAPGKRAMVLGPAIAENTSVRCQPPADTEWVLLWGDETALPAMAAILEWLPVGMKTRVWVDVPHAADRIELKTDADAEIVWLVRDEGAPSAVAAVAAAELPEGTPYAWIAGESGGVKALRRHLVGERGIDRRRVTFVGYWRRGVSEDGLRDDPALAEIDES, encoded by the coding sequence ATGGTTCCGTTCCGGTTCTTCGACCTTCGGGTCGCCCGCACCCGCGGGCTCACGCCCTCTCTCATCCGCGTGACGTTCCAGGGGTTCCCCGACGACGACGCGCTCGACGCGTTCGACTCCGGTGGGCGCGACCAGTCGCTGTCGCTGTTCCTGCCGCACCCTCACCAGGACGCCCCGGTCGTCCCGGTGGACGCCGGGGACGGCAGTGCGATCTTCGCCGCCTGGCGGGCGCTGCCCGAGTCCACCCGCGCGGTGATGCGCTCGTACACGGTCCGGGAGCAGCGGCGGACCGAGACCGGCGGGCGGGAGTTCGACATCGACTTCGCCGTGCACGAGGACGGCGGACCGGCCTGCCGCTGGGCGCAGACCGCCGCGCCGGGGAAGCGGGCGATGGTGCTGGGGCCGGCGATCGCGGAGAACACCTCCGTACGCTGCCAACCGCCCGCCGACACGGAGTGGGTGCTGCTCTGGGGCGACGAGACCGCGCTGCCCGCGATGGCCGCGATCCTGGAATGGCTGCCGGTGGGCATGAAGACCCGGGTATGGGTGGACGTCCCGCACGCGGCGGACCGGATCGAACTGAAGACGGACGCGGACGCGGAGATCGTCTGGCTGGTCCGGGACGAGGGCGCACCGTCCGCCGTGGCGGCGGTGGCCGCCGCCGAGCTCCCCGAGGGGACTCCGTACGCCTGGATCGCCGGGGAGTCGGGCGGCGTCAAGGCGCTGCGGCGGCATCTCGTGGGTGAGCGGGGTATCGACCGCCGCCGGGTGACGTTCGTGGGCTATTGGCGGCGCGGGGTGAGCGAGGACGGTCTGCGCGACGATCCCGCTCTCGCGGAGATCGACGAGAGCTGA